GAGTACTCGAGACCGTACTTCTCTGCTTGATCTCTCACCCCGGAAACGGCCGTGAAGACCTTGTCCGCGGTCCCCATGTCGATTCGGTTGATCTTTCGGTATTCGGGCACGGTCGGCAGCATGATCACACCGGGCGGAAACCAGATATTCAGGTTTGATGCTTTCATGAGGAACATCAACTCTCGTAACCCGACGATGTTAAGCCTTCTTGCAACGTCGGCTTGCGTGATGAACGTTGCGGCATTGATCTCCGCGTCCACTGCGTCCGAGGCTTTTACCATCGGCAGGCCGTAGCCGCTTGGACCGACTATGACATCAATATCCCGCTCTAGTGCCTGTATGGCATCCAGCACGATCCCGGGATTCTTTGTTACTTCAGCGCGCGGTACTGCAAGGTCGATGAAGACCTCATTGGTTGCATCATCAAACCCAAAGAGGTCCATGCTCTTGGTGCCTGGGTCTATGCCGATCGCAGTTACCATTTTCGTATCGTCGCTCCTTGATTGTTCCCCGGTGTGTAAAAGACGTCTCCACCGCCTCGCGGCTCAAGGAAGCTCGTTAGCTTTCCAACAAGCTCCCGCGCGGTCGCTTCGTTGTCCACCAGTCCATAGAACGTCGGTCCCCAGCAGGTTTGGCAAGCGCCATACGCGCCGTTCTCTAAGAGCAGGTGTATGCCCGACTCGACGATGGGGTCGCAGTAGGTATTGCCTTCCTGAAACTCTTCCCAGAAGCTTCCCAGGCGGCTGTTGTACGCTGTTATGTATTTTCCGAAGGTCTTTATGTCATGCTCCATGATGGAGGGCATAACCTGCATGATCAATATCCTCGAGAGCCGGTCGGACATCTGCTCAGGCATCGACTTCAGGTTGCGTAGTACTTCTTCCTCGTTCGCTTTTAGCTCCAGTATCGCGGGTATCGGTTTGTGCGGTATGCAAACGACGAAGAGCCAGTCCTCAGGGATCGGATATCTGAAGATACAGGGCGGCACCCGCCTCCCCTTCTCTTCTAGCTTGTAGCCGCCGTCGACGATGAAGCCCCCTCTTTGGAACGAGTTAAACCCGAGAGCAACAATATCTGATCGGCCGAGCGCAATAGCCATCTCCTCCATGTCGATAGGACGGTTGTAAAGCTCGGATAGTGCACGACCTATCGATAATGCCAGTGCGGTCTGAGAGCCCATGCCGAGGTGTTTTGGGATCGTTTCTCTGACATCTACCGCAATTCCTCCCTCGATACCGAATCGCTCAATGCAGGCGCGTGCATATTTTTTGGCATTCTTCGCGTCTTCGCCGTCGGTCGTGATTTTCTCTGATTTCACGGCTTCTATGATGGTCCGAGGATAGTCGATAGTAAAGCCCGCCGTGCCGTAGAGTCGTCCAAGGTCGCCGGTTAAGTCCATGTTGCCCAGGTGTAAATGGGCAGGCACAACAACGATTCTTCCAATTTCATCTCCTGTGGCCATTCTTTTTCATCCTCCTATGTACTACCCTACTGTACACTTCCTTTATTGTATTGAAGAAGTCCACTTGCTCTTATGCCTTTCATCGTGCCGCCGCATCCACCCCGCCGGCGGAATGCGCGTCGGCGGCCCGAAGGCACGCAAGGATCGGCACGCATGGCTACACTGCACCGCATCGTGAAGAAAAGAAGGGGCGTTGGTTTTTTGAAGAGATCCCCCGAAACGCCGAAGCTCGCCCGCATCCGGGCGATCAAGCCGTACTACTCCAACGGGCAGCTGCTCTTTCTCGATACCTGGAACCAGGACTACCCGGAGCTCGTGGAGCAGCTGATCCACTACTCGCTTGCAGCGCATGACGACGGGCCTGATGCGCTCGCCGGCGCTATCGCGCTGATACTTGCAAATGAGAAAGCACGGCGGCAGGTGCTTATACCGCGTGCACGTTAATCGCTCACGTACGCATCGAATAACCTCCATAGGCGCACGATTCATTTGCATCCAAACGCCGCGATTCCAGAGCAGCACTAGAGTTGAAAGAATCGCGCTATAGGGCGCGGCAGGCGCTATCATAGGGGCGAAACGGGCTCGGATGCTTACGACGGCTGCAGGCACAGGGCCGAAGGCTAACAGAAGTGCGGTGGTGGAAGTCCTTTGGCTGCACCGCACGCTTCGTCGCGGAGCCGCTGTAGGGCGTGAAAGCTAGTCAACAATATTCCGAAGCGACCAACTAGGTATACCTCTCGCAGGGGCAACAACGCTCATTTCACTGTATCATCTCTGACCATGCTCTCCGTGGAAGAGGATAAGTAGGAGGGGAAGACGCTGGGTGGAAGAGTGGAGGGGTGGATGTAAACGCATTAGAGATAATATGAGGCATTAACGTGATATTGCATTACGGCATATAGTTTAGACATCAAACTGACATAATAGAAGACGGTGGTAAAAATGCAGTTGGTCATTAACACCTACGGCTCTTACCTGAGGAAGAAGGGGAACTGTTTTTTAGTGCGGAAAGAGGATCAGATTTTTGAGGTTTCGGTGAATAAAATTGACAGCATTTTGATCACCACGGCGGCATACATTTCCACGGACGCTATAAAGTTCGCGGTGGATAACAACATCGACATTGTATTCCTCGATTCGTATGGGGATCCTTACGGGCGAGTATGGCACTCCAAGCTCGGAAGCACGACGCTGATAAGACGAAAGCAACTGGAACTATATGAACAGGCAGAAGGACTCAATCTGGCCAAGAGCTGGGGCATTCAGAAGGTTGATAATCAGGTAGAGTTACTAAAGCGACTGAAGAAAACGAGAGCGGAGAAGAAAGAGGATTTAGAAGCCCGTATTAAGGAATTGGACGATTTGAAAGAGAGCTTGAAGGGCTTGAAGGGCACAGTGGAAGAGAAACGGCAAACGATCTTAGGGCTCGAGGGCATGGCATCAAGGATCTATTTTGGCGTACTCTCGTCGATTCTTCCCGAGAAATTTAAATTCGAGGCGAGGAGCAGGAATCCGGCGAAGGACGAGTTTAACGCTATGTTGAACTACGCCTATGGAGTGCTCTACTCAAGGGTGGAAAAGGCGTGTATCATTGCGGGGTTGGACCCGTACATCGGCTTCCTCCATACGGACAACTACAACAAGAAATCACTGGTATTCGATATTATCGAGCTATTCCGGACATTTGCAGATGAGACGGTGGTTCATCTGTTCACTCAGCGAAGGGTGAAAGAGGAATACTTTGATAAGCTCGAGAACGGCATGAGCTTGAACAAAGAGGGTAAGGCGGTGCTGATCGAGGCATTGAATGAAACCTTTGAGAAGACGATACAGTATAAGGGGCGAAACATCAAGATGAAGAATACCATTCAATTTGAGTGCCACAAAATAGCAAACAAGCTAATAGGAAAGGGCTAAGAGAATGCTAGTCTGGGTGATCTATGACATCACGGACAATAAGGTCCGTGGTTCCGTAGCGAGGCGCTGTAAGGGCTACGGGCTCTACCGGGTGCAGAAGAGCGCGTTTCTGGGTGATTTGAACCGCAATGAAGCGGATTCGCTCGCCTTAGAATGTGAAGAGCTCATCGAAGAAGCTGATTCGGTCTTCGTCTTTCCGATGTGCGATGAATGCTTCAAGAAGATAGAGCTAATCGGCGAGGGGTTTGATAAGGAATTGGTGAGCGATAAGAAGATCACGAAGGTCTTCTGAGGAGCAATGAACGCGATAGTTGAAGTGGAGTTAGAATCAGAGGTGTTCATTACCGTCTCGGACGTAATGGAGTACCTCTTCTGCCCGCGTTTCATCTATTTCATGCACTGCTTGGGGATACCGCAGCACGAGGAGCGACGATACAAGGTCCTGAAGGGCCGGGCGCTGCACGAGGCACGTGAGAAGACGAACCGGGAGTACCTGCGGAAGAAGCTGAAGTGCGTGCGAAAGGAGCTCGCGGTCTTTCTGGTCTCGCAGAAGTACCACCTGAAGGGTGAAGTGGACGAGGTTTTGTTTTTAGAGGATGGCACTGCAGCGCCGCTCGATTACAAGTTCGCGGAGTTCAAAGACCGGGTGTATCGAACGCACCGATATCAATCAGCGCTCTACGCACTGCTGATTGCGGAAACGTACGGCGTGACGGTGAATCGGGGATTTGTCTGTTACACACGGAGCAACCATCTGGTGAAAGAAGTGGGGCTTAGCGCGAAGGATTTCGAGCGCGCGATCGCGCAGGCGAACGAGGTACTAGCGATAATACAGCAAGGTTTTTATCCTGAGGGAACGAAGTATAAGACAAGGTGCGTGGACTGCACGTACCGGAACATTTGCGTGTGAGTGAGGATCGGTGGATGAATGATTGAAGCAATAAAGAGGATTGTGGAAAGAATGAAATGAGTGAGAAGATACAAATACAACAATATCATGATTGGTGGTTTGATAACGCGGTAGAATTTTTAGGGTATTTACTCGAGAAACAGAGTATTGCTGTTGAATGGGATGGTGGAATTTCTTTTACTCCTTTAAATTATGAAAAAGTTGACGAATTAGTGGAAAGAATCGAACGGCTAGTTGATTCTAAATTGAGGTATCAAACCTCCGAGAAAGCAACAGGGAGAATTGTTGAAAAAAATAGAGCTTATCTTCCAACAATGCACCGAGGACGTTATGTTTCATTTTTAGCATTGAAAATCAGTGAGCGCCAGAAGAAACATGAAAAGAAAGAGAAAAAAGCTTTTGATGTTAAAAAAGAAATCATTAAATATCTTTATGAGTTATTTATAACACAAATGGAAGGATCAAAAACCTGTGATATTTGTGGTAATAGTTTAAATACATTATTTCAAGTATCACAAACTACTTATCCAGTTGTTACAGGGAGTTTGAAAAGTCAATGCGGTGTAAGGAAGATGGAATCTGAATATCATTGCTGTGTACTCTGTGCATTTTTAGGGGCGGTCGAATGGTTGGATGATATTCCATTTGCATGTGACTATGCAAATTTCACACATTATCTACTCTTCCCAAAAATAGAAAACATCAAAGAACTACACATATTTAAAAATAAGCTCCGAAGAGCACTAACCCAACACCCCTACTCAAATGTAGTCTCGGTTTTCGATAATGTTCATGGGGAGAAAAGAGAGGTATATACGAAGGATGAATATTCGCTGTTATTAGCTCTTTTTGAGCAAATGTGGGAGAAAATCGGGGAGATAGACGAACACGAATCACTTTTCTGCGAGAGTTGGATGCGACTTAAGATAAAAGGCATGGAGGCAACCTATCAGACCAAATCTACATACCTCGAAGAGATCCATATCCCACATATCGAGCGGCTTAAAACGATATTTGAAGAGCTGTTGCCATATTCTGACTTCGTAAGTCACTCATTTGCATTCCCTCTAAAAGAAGGTGTATCAAGAGAGATCATTCAAAGGTTAATAAGAGAGGATCAATATTTATTATCAAGAGGCATCATTATGGACGATTTCAAGACTTTTTCAAAAGCTTTTCAGATGAGGCAGAACTGCCGATTGAGCACCTCGAAAGAGGGTTTGGATTACTTAATTTACAAATGGAGGTGTAAAGATGGTGCAGTTTGAAAAGGATGAAATGGATGTTATGAGAAAGAGTGGACAAGTGATTGGCAATGTTGCAGATGATTATATCTCTGATCTCTACCAACTCGATCGAACACGAAATGTTGAGGAGTTTATTAAGCAGTTGAAGAACATAGGCTTGAGAGCGATAAGCATTAGCAAGAAGGAGAAAGAGCCAGTTTACACTGAGCCACTAGCAAATCTGGTAGATTTAATCAACAAGTACAAAGATAACTATGACGAAATTAAGGACATTGTTCTGGTATACGCAAGTGTTTATCTCGGTATAATCAAATATAAAGCCTATAATAAGTCTCGTAATGTTTCAAATACCGGAGGTAGTTAAAATGGAGAAAAAAGCAATAAGTGCTGTGTGGTTAGCGGAGACCGATTTGACGAATCTTAATGCGGGAATTGGCGGAAGCAATCTGGTCGACTTGAAGAAGTACAAAAAAGGAGGCGTAGACTATCCGTACGTCAGTGGTCAGGCGATGCGATATTATTTAAAAGAAGGTATCAGGCGCTTGGTCAGCTCAGATAAGTATTGCGTGGCAAATGATAAGGGAGAAACTTGTGGTGCTATTGAGAGCTGTATTTTATGCGACCTATTCGGTTTTCTGACCACTTTGAAGGAACAGGGTGCACAGATACGAGTTTCGCCGATAAAGATGTCACCTGCCATGGGATTACTGCCGCTAAATGATAATCTAACAATCGACTTTCTCACGAGGAGAAAACCTCAGCAAGAAGCAGGCAAGTTGAGTGGAGACATAGTGAATGTCGAGCTTGGTGTAAATATCTATAAAGCAGGAATGTCTATCGATCTAGCAAAGATTGGTGTAGAAGAGGTAATTGAAGAGAGCGACGGAAAAAGGCATAGAAAATTCGAAGCGAAAGTCGAGGATGAAAAAGAGAAAAACGAACGACTGAAACTGGCGCTAGAAGCTTTTAAGAACCTTTCCGACTATTCCAAGCAAGCAAGGGTTTTAACAGACTTCACTCCAAACTTGCTCCTCATCGCTTTACAAAGTCGGTATAATCACCTTTTGCAAAAAGCTATCGAACTAAAAGATGGCAGAAAGTTGAATGTGGAGCGGTTGGATCAAGTGTTAACGGCATTAAAAGACGAAACTATCTATGCAGGACTTCTTTCTGGCACACTTGATAACGAAGACGATATAAAAGAGGTTCTGAGTTCGCATAATGTAAAACTCATGACACCAACAGAAGCTATTGACCAAGTTATTAGCGAAGTTAAATAGAATGAAGTGTTTACGGTTTGAATTGGAGACACCGTATCTCGTCAATTTCAGAAAGCCGTTCTCGGCAATAACCATTCTATCGTATCCATTCCCGCCCTATACTACTATCAGAGGACTTTTAGCAAATGCATTAGGACTCGGAGACCTTGAGACGGGAAGGGATGATTACAATCAACAGTTGGCAGATCTACAAATTAGTCTCAAACCGGTAAGCACTCCGGAGCGTTTTCAAGACATGGTTCTGATGAAGAAATTGAAACCTCCTGCAGATTCCAAGAAGAGAAAAGAACTGATGAACAAACTGGAGGAACACGGCTTCAATCTGGATATTCTTGATAAAAAAGAACGAGAGCTTTATGAATGGATGAGAATACCACAGAGTACAAGCGCACCTTTTATAAAAGAATATATAACCCCTATCAAATGCCTTGTATATGTCTTGGGGGAGACAAAAGACCTTTTAGCTTTGAAAAATGCACTTGAAAATCCTACAAGACCTTTGTACATCGGAGGGTCCGACGATTTCGTAGTTATCACTTTGTTGGATGAAAAACCTATCGAGGTAGCGGAGACAGAAAGCGATGAATTAGACTCAATCGTGCGAATGACCGATGAAGTAATACCAATAGACAAAACGAGAATTTTGGGTAGAGTTCCCTATAGATTCAACAAAATTAATAAGAAAAAAAGAGATTATTCAAGGGAGGACGCGATCGTTGCAGCGC
The window above is part of the Methanomicrobia archaeon genome. Proteins encoded here:
- the cas4 gene encoding CRISPR-associated protein Cas4, producing MNAIVEVELESEVFITVSDVMEYLFCPRFIYFMHCLGIPQHEERRYKVLKGRALHEAREKTNREYLRKKLKCVRKELAVFLVSQKYHLKGEVDEVLFLEDGTAAPLDYKFAEFKDRVYRTHRYQSALYALLIAETYGVTVNRGFVCYTRSNHLVKEVGLSAKDFERAIAQANEVLAIIQQGFYPEGTKYKTRCVDCTYRNICV
- the cas7i gene encoding type I-B CRISPR-associated protein Cas7/Cst2/DevR; the protein is MEKKAISAVWLAETDLTNLNAGIGGSNLVDLKKYKKGGVDYPYVSGQAMRYYLKEGIRRLVSSDKYCVANDKGETCGAIESCILCDLFGFLTTLKEQGAQIRVSPIKMSPAMGLLPLNDNLTIDFLTRRKPQQEAGKLSGDIVNVELGVNIYKAGMSIDLAKIGVEEVIEESDGKRHRKFEAKVEDEKEKNERLKLALEAFKNLSDYSKQARVLTDFTPNLLLIALQSRYNHLLQKAIELKDGRKLNVERLDQVLTALKDETIYAGLLSGTLDNEDDIKEVLSSHNVKLMTPTEAIDQVISEVK
- the cas5 gene encoding CRISPR-associated protein Cas5 translates to MKCLRFELETPYLVNFRKPFSAITILSYPFPPYTTIRGLLANALGLGDLETGRDDYNQQLADLQISLKPVSTPERFQDMVLMKKLKPPADSKKRKELMNKLEEHGFNLDILDKKERELYEWMRIPQSTSAPFIKEYITPIKCLVYVLGETKDLLALKNALENPTRPLYIGGSDDFVVITLLDEKPIEVAETESDELDSIVRMTDEVIPIDKTRILGRVPYRFNKINKKKRDYSREDAIVAAPLPGKKLKLTNHIKCFKVANDYVAF
- a CDS encoding GHMP kinase; protein product: MATGDEIGRIVVVPAHLHLGNMDLTGDLGRLYGTAGFTIDYPRTIIEAVKSEKITTDGEDAKNAKKYARACIERFGIEGGIAVDVRETIPKHLGMGSQTALALSIGRALSELYNRPIDMEEMAIALGRSDIVALGFNSFQRGGFIVDGGYKLEEKGRRVPPCIFRYPIPEDWLFVVCIPHKPIPAILELKANEEEVLRNLKSMPEQMSDRLSRILIMQVMPSIMEHDIKTFGKYITAYNSRLGSFWEEFQEGNTYCDPIVESGIHLLLENGAYGACQTCWGPTFYGLVDNEATARELVGKLTSFLEPRGGGDVFYTPGNNQGATIRKW
- the cas2 gene encoding CRISPR-associated endonuclease Cas2, giving the protein MLVWVIYDITDNKVRGSVARRCKGYGLYRVQKSAFLGDLNRNEADSLALECEELIEEADSVFVFPMCDECFKKIELIGEGFDKELVSDKKITKVF
- the cas1 gene encoding CRISPR-associated endonuclease Cas1, encoding MQLVINTYGSYLRKKGNCFLVRKEDQIFEVSVNKIDSILITTAAYISTDAIKFAVDNNIDIVFLDSYGDPYGRVWHSKLGSTTLIRRKQLELYEQAEGLNLAKSWGIQKVDNQVELLKRLKKTRAEKKEDLEARIKELDDLKESLKGLKGTVEEKRQTILGLEGMASRIYFGVLSSILPEKFKFEARSRNPAKDEFNAMLNYAYGVLYSRVEKACIIAGLDPYIGFLHTDNYNKKSLVFDIIELFRTFADETVVHLFTQRRVKEEYFDKLENGMSLNKEGKAVLIEALNETFEKTIQYKGRNIKMKNTIQFECHKIANKLIGKG